One segment of Nerophis lumbriciformis linkage group LG35, RoL_Nlum_v2.1, whole genome shotgun sequence DNA contains the following:
- the slc24a6a gene encoding sodium/potassium/calcium exchanger 3 isoform X2, with protein MKAARRPRQTLLLPRLCVAAVGLLAAAWLVHPSDVTAIFAAPHGSTGDGDIFLTKKEVATQKDNNQSTDSKSAISEFPEDIFSLEQRRAGAVILHVLCAIYMFHALAIVCEVYFVPSLEKISENLQLSQDVAGATFMAAGSSAPELFTSLIGVFITKGDVGVGTIVGSAVFNILVIIGLCGIFAVQPISLSWWPLFRDAVFYIFSIIVLIIVIYDEKVQWWETIVLMSMYGLYIIIMKFNGSLCSLLERHCSPRGQPCLSSLRRTTAVGNAGDCDADIVPLKSDSCAVVGQNSGVVMVDELLNLHPHQLTFSERQRLVQAQGGASVDDSSAGPWGRENGSAAETDAQPLDVERPAGKEPGRQLGGGTKEEEEEEDEEQEEEEEENSPFKPFIIPEGWCVRVKWLLSWPVSLLLHCSVPDCTLPQWQHCYLLTFLTSTLWIALFSYLMVWMVSIISYTLGIPEVIMGITFLAAGTSVPDCMASLIVARQGLGDMAVSNSIGSNIFDVLLGLGFPWALRTLLVSYGSVVPINSRGLVYSVILLLASVTLTVLCVHLNRWKLDRRLGVWLMLLYAIFLFCSISFEWL; from the exons ATGAAGGCGGCGAGAAGACCGAGGCAGACGCTGCTCCTCCCCCGGCTCTGCGTCGCTGCTGTCGGCCTGCTTGCAGCCGCCTGGCTGGTGCATCCCAGTGATGTCACAG CAATCTTTGCAGCCCCTCATGGATCCACTGGAGATGGTGACATCTTCTTAACCAAAAAGGAGGTCGCCACACAGAAAGATAACAACCAAAGCACAGACTCAAAATCTG CAATCAGTGAGTTTCCTGAAGACATCTTTAGTCTGGAGCAGAGGAGAGCGGGAGCTGTCATCCTCCATGTGCTCTGT GCTATCTACATGTTTCATGCCCTGGCCATAGTGTGTGAGGTTTATTTTGTGCCCTCACTGGAAAAAATCTCAGAG AACCTGCAACTCAGCCAGGATGTTGCCGGGGCAACCTTCATGGCAGCTGGCAGCTCTGCCCCTGAGCTCTTCACCTCCTTGATTG GAGTGTTTATCACAAAAGGGGACGTGGGTGTGGGAACAATCGTGGGATCGGCGGTCTTTAACATCCTGGTCATCATTGGCCTCTGTGGCATCTTTGCAGTACAg CCAATCTCTCTGAGCTGGTGGCCTCTGTTTCGCGATGCTGTCTTCTACATCTTTTCCATCATCGTGCTCATCATA GTGATCTACGATGAAAAAGTCCAGTG GTGGGAGACAATTGTCCTGATGTCCATGTATGGACTATACATCATTATCATGAA GTTCAATGGCTCCCTGTGCAGCCTGCTAGAGAGACACTGCAGTCCCAGAGGTCAGCCATGTTTGAGCAGCCTGCGCCGTACAACAGCGGTGGGGAATGCCGGAGATTGTGACGCCGATATTGTGCCACTCAAGTCAG ACTCTTGCGCGGTGGTCGGTCAAAACTCAGGGGTGGTGATGGTGGATGAGCTGCTCAACCTGCATCCTCACCAGCTCACCTTCTCAGAG AGACAGAGGCTGGTCCAGGCTCAGGGCGGAGCATCAGTGGATGACAGCTCCGCAGGGCCGTGGGGGAGAGAGAACGGGTCGGCGGCCGAGACAGACGCTCAGCCTTTGGATGTGGAGAGACCAGCGGGGAAGGAGCCAGGACGGCAActtgggggcggaaccaaagaggaggaggaggaggaggatgaagagcaggaggaggaagaggaggagaataGTCCATTTAAACCTTTCATCATACCAG agGGCTGGTGTGTGCGTGTAAAATGGCTGCTGTCCTGGCCAGTGAGCCTCCTGCTTCACTGCAGCGTGCCCGACTGTACTCTTCCACAGTGGCAACACTGCTACCTGCTGACCTTCCTCACCTCCACACTCTGGATCGCCCTCTTCTCCTACCTCATGGTCTGGATg GTGTCCATCATCAGCTACACACTTGGAATCCCCGAGGTCATCATGGGGATCACCTTCCTGGCGGCCGGCACCAGTGTCCCTGACTGCATGGCCAGCCTCATCGTGGCCCGCCAGG GCCTGGGCGACATGGCCGTGTCCAACTCCATCGGCAGTAACATCTTTGACGTGCTGCTGGGTCTGGGCTTCCCCTGGGCTCTGAGGACCCTGCTGGTCAGCTACGGCTCAGTG GTGCCAATCAACAGCAGAGGCCTGGTTTACTCCGTCATCCTTCTCTTGGCCTCAGTGACTCTCACT GTCCTGTGTGTGCACCTGAACCGCTGGAAGTTGGACCGCAGGCTGGGTGTCTGGCTCATGCTGCTCTACGCCATCTTCCTCTTTTGCTCCATCAGCTTTGAGTGGCTGTAG
- the slc24a6a gene encoding sodium/potassium/calcium exchanger 3 isoform X1 — MKAARRPRQTLLLPRLCVAAVGLLAAAWLVHPSDVTAIFAAPHGSTGDGDIFLTKKEVATQKDNNQSTDSKSAISEFPEDIFSLEQRRAGAVILHVLCAIYMFHALAIVCEVYFVPSLEKISENLQLSQDVAGATFMAAGSSAPELFTSLIGVFITKGDVGVGTIVGSAVFNILVIIGLCGIFAVQPISLSWWPLFRDAVFYIFSIIVLIIVIYDEKVQWWETIVLMSMYGLYIIIMKFNGSLCSLLERHCSPRGQPCLSSLRRTTAVGNAGDCDADIVPLKSDSCAVVGQNSGVVMVDELLNLHPHQLTFSEASLRLLITSHFHPYTRLRMAGRMVINERQRLVQAQGGASVDDSSAGPWGRENGSAAETDAQPLDVERPAGKEPGRQLGGGTKEEEEEEDEEQEEEEEENSPFKPFIIPEGWCVRVKWLLSWPVSLLLHCSVPDCTLPQWQHCYLLTFLTSTLWIALFSYLMVWMVSIISYTLGIPEVIMGITFLAAGTSVPDCMASLIVARQGLGDMAVSNSIGSNIFDVLLGLGFPWALRTLLVSYGSVVPINSRGLVYSVILLLASVTLTVLCVHLNRWKLDRRLGVWLMLLYAIFLFCSISFEWL; from the exons ATGAAGGCGGCGAGAAGACCGAGGCAGACGCTGCTCCTCCCCCGGCTCTGCGTCGCTGCTGTCGGCCTGCTTGCAGCCGCCTGGCTGGTGCATCCCAGTGATGTCACAG CAATCTTTGCAGCCCCTCATGGATCCACTGGAGATGGTGACATCTTCTTAACCAAAAAGGAGGTCGCCACACAGAAAGATAACAACCAAAGCACAGACTCAAAATCTG CAATCAGTGAGTTTCCTGAAGACATCTTTAGTCTGGAGCAGAGGAGAGCGGGAGCTGTCATCCTCCATGTGCTCTGT GCTATCTACATGTTTCATGCCCTGGCCATAGTGTGTGAGGTTTATTTTGTGCCCTCACTGGAAAAAATCTCAGAG AACCTGCAACTCAGCCAGGATGTTGCCGGGGCAACCTTCATGGCAGCTGGCAGCTCTGCCCCTGAGCTCTTCACCTCCTTGATTG GAGTGTTTATCACAAAAGGGGACGTGGGTGTGGGAACAATCGTGGGATCGGCGGTCTTTAACATCCTGGTCATCATTGGCCTCTGTGGCATCTTTGCAGTACAg CCAATCTCTCTGAGCTGGTGGCCTCTGTTTCGCGATGCTGTCTTCTACATCTTTTCCATCATCGTGCTCATCATA GTGATCTACGATGAAAAAGTCCAGTG GTGGGAGACAATTGTCCTGATGTCCATGTATGGACTATACATCATTATCATGAA GTTCAATGGCTCCCTGTGCAGCCTGCTAGAGAGACACTGCAGTCCCAGAGGTCAGCCATGTTTGAGCAGCCTGCGCCGTACAACAGCGGTGGGGAATGCCGGAGATTGTGACGCCGATATTGTGCCACTCAAGTCAG ACTCTTGCGCGGTGGTCGGTCAAAACTCAGGGGTGGTGATGGTGGATGAGCTGCTCAACCTGCATCCTCACCAGCTCACCTTCTCAGAGGCAAGCCTCCGCCTTCTCATCACCTCGCATTTCCACCCCTACACCCGCCTGCGCATGGCGGGACGCATGGTCATCAACGAG AGACAGAGGCTGGTCCAGGCTCAGGGCGGAGCATCAGTGGATGACAGCTCCGCAGGGCCGTGGGGGAGAGAGAACGGGTCGGCGGCCGAGACAGACGCTCAGCCTTTGGATGTGGAGAGACCAGCGGGGAAGGAGCCAGGACGGCAActtgggggcggaaccaaagaggaggaggaggaggaggatgaagagcaggaggaggaagaggaggagaataGTCCATTTAAACCTTTCATCATACCAG agGGCTGGTGTGTGCGTGTAAAATGGCTGCTGTCCTGGCCAGTGAGCCTCCTGCTTCACTGCAGCGTGCCCGACTGTACTCTTCCACAGTGGCAACACTGCTACCTGCTGACCTTCCTCACCTCCACACTCTGGATCGCCCTCTTCTCCTACCTCATGGTCTGGATg GTGTCCATCATCAGCTACACACTTGGAATCCCCGAGGTCATCATGGGGATCACCTTCCTGGCGGCCGGCACCAGTGTCCCTGACTGCATGGCCAGCCTCATCGTGGCCCGCCAGG GCCTGGGCGACATGGCCGTGTCCAACTCCATCGGCAGTAACATCTTTGACGTGCTGCTGGGTCTGGGCTTCCCCTGGGCTCTGAGGACCCTGCTGGTCAGCTACGGCTCAGTG GTGCCAATCAACAGCAGAGGCCTGGTTTACTCCGTCATCCTTCTCTTGGCCTCAGTGACTCTCACT GTCCTGTGTGTGCACCTGAACCGCTGGAAGTTGGACCGCAGGCTGGGTGTCTGGCTCATGCTGCTCTACGCCATCTTCCTCTTTTGCTCCATCAGCTTTGAGTGGCTGTAG
- the slc24a6a gene encoding sodium/potassium/calcium exchanger 3 isoform X3 — MLRGAISEFPEDIFSLEQRRAGAVILHVLCAIYMFHALAIVCEVYFVPSLEKISENLQLSQDVAGATFMAAGSSAPELFTSLIGVFITKGDVGVGTIVGSAVFNILVIIGLCGIFAVQPISLSWWPLFRDAVFYIFSIIVLIIVIYDEKVQWWETIVLMSMYGLYIIIMKFNGSLCSLLERHCSPRGQPCLSSLRRTTAVGNAGDCDADIVPLKSDSCAVVGQNSGVVMVDELLNLHPHQLTFSEASLRLLITSHFHPYTRLRMAGRMVINERQRLVQAQGGASVDDSSAGPWGRENGSAAETDAQPLDVERPAGKEPGRQLGGGTKEEEEEEDEEQEEEEEENSPFKPFIIPEGWCVRVKWLLSWPVSLLLHCSVPDCTLPQWQHCYLLTFLTSTLWIALFSYLMVWMVSIISYTLGIPEVIMGITFLAAGTSVPDCMASLIVARQGLGDMAVSNSIGSNIFDVLLGLGFPWALRTLLVSYGSVVPINSRGLVYSVILLLASVTLTVLCVHLNRWKLDRRLGVWLMLLYAIFLFCSISFEWL, encoded by the exons ATGCTGAGAGGAG CAATCAGTGAGTTTCCTGAAGACATCTTTAGTCTGGAGCAGAGGAGAGCGGGAGCTGTCATCCTCCATGTGCTCTGT GCTATCTACATGTTTCATGCCCTGGCCATAGTGTGTGAGGTTTATTTTGTGCCCTCACTGGAAAAAATCTCAGAG AACCTGCAACTCAGCCAGGATGTTGCCGGGGCAACCTTCATGGCAGCTGGCAGCTCTGCCCCTGAGCTCTTCACCTCCTTGATTG GAGTGTTTATCACAAAAGGGGACGTGGGTGTGGGAACAATCGTGGGATCGGCGGTCTTTAACATCCTGGTCATCATTGGCCTCTGTGGCATCTTTGCAGTACAg CCAATCTCTCTGAGCTGGTGGCCTCTGTTTCGCGATGCTGTCTTCTACATCTTTTCCATCATCGTGCTCATCATA GTGATCTACGATGAAAAAGTCCAGTG GTGGGAGACAATTGTCCTGATGTCCATGTATGGACTATACATCATTATCATGAA GTTCAATGGCTCCCTGTGCAGCCTGCTAGAGAGACACTGCAGTCCCAGAGGTCAGCCATGTTTGAGCAGCCTGCGCCGTACAACAGCGGTGGGGAATGCCGGAGATTGTGACGCCGATATTGTGCCACTCAAGTCAG ACTCTTGCGCGGTGGTCGGTCAAAACTCAGGGGTGGTGATGGTGGATGAGCTGCTCAACCTGCATCCTCACCAGCTCACCTTCTCAGAGGCAAGCCTCCGCCTTCTCATCACCTCGCATTTCCACCCCTACACCCGCCTGCGCATGGCGGGACGCATGGTCATCAACGAG AGACAGAGGCTGGTCCAGGCTCAGGGCGGAGCATCAGTGGATGACAGCTCCGCAGGGCCGTGGGGGAGAGAGAACGGGTCGGCGGCCGAGACAGACGCTCAGCCTTTGGATGTGGAGAGACCAGCGGGGAAGGAGCCAGGACGGCAActtgggggcggaaccaaagaggaggaggaggaggaggatgaagagcaggaggaggaagaggaggagaataGTCCATTTAAACCTTTCATCATACCAG agGGCTGGTGTGTGCGTGTAAAATGGCTGCTGTCCTGGCCAGTGAGCCTCCTGCTTCACTGCAGCGTGCCCGACTGTACTCTTCCACAGTGGCAACACTGCTACCTGCTGACCTTCCTCACCTCCACACTCTGGATCGCCCTCTTCTCCTACCTCATGGTCTGGATg GTGTCCATCATCAGCTACACACTTGGAATCCCCGAGGTCATCATGGGGATCACCTTCCTGGCGGCCGGCACCAGTGTCCCTGACTGCATGGCCAGCCTCATCGTGGCCCGCCAGG GCCTGGGCGACATGGCCGTGTCCAACTCCATCGGCAGTAACATCTTTGACGTGCTGCTGGGTCTGGGCTTCCCCTGGGCTCTGAGGACCCTGCTGGTCAGCTACGGCTCAGTG GTGCCAATCAACAGCAGAGGCCTGGTTTACTCCGTCATCCTTCTCTTGGCCTCAGTGACTCTCACT GTCCTGTGTGTGCACCTGAACCGCTGGAAGTTGGACCGCAGGCTGGGTGTCTGGCTCATGCTGCTCTACGCCATCTTCCTCTTTTGCTCCATCAGCTTTGAGTGGCTGTAG
- the dpf2l gene encoding D4, zinc and double PHD fingers family 2, like isoform X1: MAAAVDSVVKVLGEQYYRDAMEQCHSYNARLCAERSILMPFLDSQTGVAQSNCYIWMEKRHRSTGVAPGQLYTYPARRWRKKRRSHPPEDPRLAFPPLKAAGVCAADLDLGLKREAIGAVDGSSLEALLKGEPLDRRSGVADVRGPEDDAATPEPPASSTATHTSSGRVRKRVLDHEDYLDDLDDEDFEDETPKRRGKSKSKGRSDKNGKKKSEAAAAALEERDKPYACDICGKRYKNRPGLSYHYTHSHLAEEEGEDREEMEAPPTPRQPEEQKTNKKGPNGLALPNDYCDFCLGDSTINQKTGHSEELVSCSDCGRSGHPTCLQFTPVMMAAVKTYRWQCIECKCCNVCGTSENDDQLLFCDDCDRGYHMYCLSPPMTEPPEGSWSCHLCLALLKEKASIYQQNQNPASE; this comes from the exons GCTAGGGGAGCAATATTACCGAGATGCCATGGAGCAGTGCCACAGCTACAATGCCCGACTGTGTGCTGAACGCAGCATCCTCATGCCCTTCCTCGACTCGCAAACCGGTGTGGCTCAGTCCAACTGCTACATCTGGATGGAGAAGCGACATCGAAGCACAG GTGTAGCTCCAGGTCAGCTGTACACTTACCCAGCTCGTCGCTGGAGGAAGAAACGACGCTCTCATCCACCCGAGGATCCGCGATTGGCTTTCCCACCTCTCAAAGCTG CTGGTGTGTGCGCAGCAGATTTAGACCTGGGCTTGAAGCGAGAGGCCATAGGGGCGGTGGACGGCAGCAGTCTGGAGGCCTTACTGAAGGGCGAGCCTCTGGACAGGAGAAGTGGCGTGGCAGACGTTCGTGGTCCTGAGGACGATGCAGCTACACCGGAGCCTCCCGCTAGCTCAACAGCCACTCACACGTCCTCCGGGCGTGTTCGCAAG AGAGTCTTGGACCACGAGGACTATTTGGATGACTTAGACGATGAAGACTTTGAGGATGAGACCCCAAAGAGGAGAGGCAAGAGCAAATCCAAA GGTCGCAGTGACAAGAATGGCAAGAAAAAAAGTGAGGCTGCAGCTGCAGCTCTGGAGGAAAGAGACAAACCTTACGCCTGCGACA tctgTGGGAAGCGCTACAAGAACCGTCCGGGCCTGAGCTACCACTATACACATTCTCACCTGGCGGAGGAGGAGGGCGAGGACCGCGAGGAGATGGAGGCACCACCCACTCCTCGCCAGCCTGAGGAGCAGAAGA CCAATAAGAAGGGTCCAAATGGACTGGCACTGCCCAACGATTACTGCGATTTCTGTCTGGGAGACTCTACCATCAATCAGAAAACTGGCCACTCAGAGGAGCTGGTGTCCTGTTCAGACTGCGGCCGTTCGG GCCACCCCACGTGTCTGCAGTTCACGCCCGTGATGATGGCCGCTGTCAAGACCTACCGCTGGCAGTGCATCGAGTGCAAGTGCTGCAACGTTTGTGGCACCTCGGAGAATGAC GACCAGCTGCTGTTCTGTGACGACTGTGACCGAGGTTACCACATGTACTGCCTTTCTCCTCCCATGACAGAACCACCCGAGG GAAGCTGGAGCTGCCACCTGTGCCTGGCTCTGCTCAAGGAGAAAGCCTCCATATACCAGCAGAACCAGAACCCGGCCTCCGAGTGA
- the dpf2l gene encoding D4, zinc and double PHD fingers family 2, like isoform X2, which yields MAAAVDSVVKVLGEQYYRDAMEQCHSYNARLCAERSILMPFLDSQTGVAQSNCYIWMEKRHRSTGVAPGQLYTYPARRWRKKRRSHPPEDPRLAFPPLKAADLDLGLKREAIGAVDGSSLEALLKGEPLDRRSGVADVRGPEDDAATPEPPASSTATHTSSGRVRKRVLDHEDYLDDLDDEDFEDETPKRRGKSKSKGRSDKNGKKKSEAAAAALEERDKPYACDICGKRYKNRPGLSYHYTHSHLAEEEGEDREEMEAPPTPRQPEEQKTNKKGPNGLALPNDYCDFCLGDSTINQKTGHSEELVSCSDCGRSGHPTCLQFTPVMMAAVKTYRWQCIECKCCNVCGTSENDDQLLFCDDCDRGYHMYCLSPPMTEPPEGSWSCHLCLALLKEKASIYQQNQNPASE from the exons GCTAGGGGAGCAATATTACCGAGATGCCATGGAGCAGTGCCACAGCTACAATGCCCGACTGTGTGCTGAACGCAGCATCCTCATGCCCTTCCTCGACTCGCAAACCGGTGTGGCTCAGTCCAACTGCTACATCTGGATGGAGAAGCGACATCGAAGCACAG GTGTAGCTCCAGGTCAGCTGTACACTTACCCAGCTCGTCGCTGGAGGAAGAAACGACGCTCTCATCCACCCGAGGATCCGCGATTGGCTTTCCCACCTCTCAAAGCTG CAGATTTAGACCTGGGCTTGAAGCGAGAGGCCATAGGGGCGGTGGACGGCAGCAGTCTGGAGGCCTTACTGAAGGGCGAGCCTCTGGACAGGAGAAGTGGCGTGGCAGACGTTCGTGGTCCTGAGGACGATGCAGCTACACCGGAGCCTCCCGCTAGCTCAACAGCCACTCACACGTCCTCCGGGCGTGTTCGCAAG AGAGTCTTGGACCACGAGGACTATTTGGATGACTTAGACGATGAAGACTTTGAGGATGAGACCCCAAAGAGGAGAGGCAAGAGCAAATCCAAA GGTCGCAGTGACAAGAATGGCAAGAAAAAAAGTGAGGCTGCAGCTGCAGCTCTGGAGGAAAGAGACAAACCTTACGCCTGCGACA tctgTGGGAAGCGCTACAAGAACCGTCCGGGCCTGAGCTACCACTATACACATTCTCACCTGGCGGAGGAGGAGGGCGAGGACCGCGAGGAGATGGAGGCACCACCCACTCCTCGCCAGCCTGAGGAGCAGAAGA CCAATAAGAAGGGTCCAAATGGACTGGCACTGCCCAACGATTACTGCGATTTCTGTCTGGGAGACTCTACCATCAATCAGAAAACTGGCCACTCAGAGGAGCTGGTGTCCTGTTCAGACTGCGGCCGTTCGG GCCACCCCACGTGTCTGCAGTTCACGCCCGTGATGATGGCCGCTGTCAAGACCTACCGCTGGCAGTGCATCGAGTGCAAGTGCTGCAACGTTTGTGGCACCTCGGAGAATGAC GACCAGCTGCTGTTCTGTGACGACTGTGACCGAGGTTACCACATGTACTGCCTTTCTCCTCCCATGACAGAACCACCCGAGG GAAGCTGGAGCTGCCACCTGTGCCTGGCTCTGCTCAAGGAGAAAGCCTCCATATACCAGCAGAACCAGAACCCGGCCTCCGAGTGA